The following nucleotide sequence is from Streptomyces sp. NBC_01298.
CTGCGCGAGCGCCGTGGTCACCACCGCGCTCGCCCACGCGGACTCCGACTGCGGAGCCGCGATCCGCCGAGCCAGGTTCGGAACCCGGGCTACGCGCGGCCGGGGAGCGGCGCCAAGCAGGTGGCCGGTGCGCTGGAGGGCACCGGCCAGCCAGCTCGGCAGCAGGGCGGGAACGCGGACGTCGCCGAGCGCCCGGTAGACCCCGGCGTCGGTACGGGTCCCCGGCGCCACGATGTAGCCGCCCTGAGCACGCACGTCCAACTGCCAGCCCAGTGCCCGTCCGTCGTGGTCGCCGCCCGCGGAGCTGGCCCAGCGGGTGTTGCGGGGAGCGGCGAACCAGAGGTGAAGGCCGCCGGACGGCGTCTGCACCGTCAGCGTCCCCATGTCCTCCACCGCCTCCGGCCCTCCGGCCAGGCGTGCCAGAAGCATGAGGGTGTCCAGCCCGGTGCGCACCTGGCGCGCGTCCTCCGCCGAGACCTCGAAGCCGGGCAGCACACGCTCTGCCTCCACCGGGCCGTCGACATGGCAGTCCACGTCGACCACCACGAGACCGGCCGCCCCCGTGGAGACGCCCACGCCGGGGACCGGCTGCTCGCTCCACCACCGGGCGATCCGCTCGGGCTCGACCGTGGCGGCATAGAAGCCGTGGCACCAGCGCCCCTGTTCGATGCAAGGGCACCCGGCCGGTGCGTGCGGCTCGTACTGGGTGCTCGACAGCCGGCACCGGCCGCAGCCGGGCCGGGGCGTCTTGTGGCCAGCGCGCAGAGGGAAGACCGGCCACCCCCGCCGGGCGCACCAGGCGGCGACTTCGCCCGCCCTACTCTCCACGGCCGCCCGCCTCCCCGTACGGCAGCGCGCCGCCGCGGCCGGCTCCGGCGCCGGGAGCGCCTTCGGGCCAACCGGCCGCCGTCGCGAACGAAGAGGGGTCAGCCGACCAGAGCGGGAACGCTCGCAAGGTCACCATCCCCTTCCTCCGCCACGACCTTCAGCATCGAGGTGGCCCACCGGCCGAGAGGGATCAGGACCAGGGGCTCGGGCGCCTCCACGTCCTGATGCATCCAGTCCGCGACAGCCTCCAGGGCGTGCTGCGCCTCCACCCGGTTGCCGTCGACCACCAGGGTCGTCCGCGCCTCGACGGAGCCGGCCTCCAGCATCTGCCGCGCCAGCGCCATCACCTGGTGGTCGCGCGCGAGAGCCTCCTCGGTCCGCGCGCCGGCCTTCGTCCTGCGGTTCGTGGAGCGGTTGGCACTCAGGGTGGTCGCACAGAGCGCCAGGACGGCGTCAACGGCCTGCAGTTCCTCGGCGGCGGGCATCAGCCCGATCCGATGCAGGTTGCGCAGAGTCTGCGTTCCCACCCCGGCGCGCGCAGCGACCCACCGCTGCGACCGCGGCCGCATCAACTCAGCCAAGTCCAACATCACAAAAGCCCTTGATCTGCGAGCGGCCGCCACCGGCCGACCGTGAAACGAACAGGCCCCAGAGTGAGTGACCCTCTGCCACCTGAAGCTGCGCGTCACTTAACTCCAGAAACGCATGTCTGGTCAAACAACACGCGGTAGATGAGCACACAAGTCCTGCGGGCATGAAGAACCGGCAGGTCAAAATACTTCAATCCGCAGGAAAAGCGGCAACAGGATGCCGATGGGCTTCCCTGGAAGGCCGGTTGCCGTCAGCCGGCCAGTGGATGACCGTCACCCGGGCAATCAAGATCAAATGCCACTGCCCGGCCAGAGACACCGACGGAACCCGCGCCCACCGAGAGCAAGATCCGGCCTGCCCCAACCGGTGCCCGGTCCGGCCCCGTTCCCGCCCTGCGCAACCGGAAGCACATCAACCCGCCCCCTCGTCCCGCCCGACGGGACGAGGCTGCCGCCGGGCTCCCGGTCGGCCCACCTCTGAGCACACTCGCCGTGAAGGACAGGACCAAAGGCGCCTTGGACCCGAACGGAAAGCCTCCTCTTGATTCACCACACCCCCGAAGCCATCCAGGCCGAGATGCAGGAGCGGCTGCGCGTCGCCGGCCATCAGCGCCTCGTCGCGGCCGCGGCCGCGGAGCGCCGCCGCCAGCGCCGTGCCCGCCGCGCCGCCCGTCCCGGCTGGATGCGTCGCGCAGTGCGGACCCTGCGCCGGGCCGCGGCCGAGGGCCTTCGCGTCCACGACAGCATCAAGCAGCAGGAAGGCGCGCCCCGATGACCACCCCCTCCCACGACAACCTCCAGCAGGCCCCCGGTAGCGGCCAGGCCCGGAGGACCGCACGACGACGCGGCGGGCGCCGGGTCCTCGCCGCAGGCCTGGGCGCGGTCGTCCTCGCCGCCGCGCTCACGGCCTGCGCGAACAACGCCGCCCCCGGCCCCGGCAGCAAGAAGAAGCCCACCGCGACACCGAGCACGAAGACGAAAGCCCCGAAGGGCCCGTTCGCGCCCCCGCGCCTCGAACAGGCCTGGAAGAGCGCCCCGGTCACCGGCGACCTCCTGCGCACCAAGCTGCTGGGCAGCTGGCGCACCGACACCGCGCTCTACGTCGGCCGAGGCACCGGCATCACCGTCCTCGACCCGGTCACCGGAAAGCAGCTGGGCACCATCGAGCCGCCCGAGCCCGGCATGAGCCCCTGCGGCATGAGCGACGGCCTGAGCAAGGACGGCCTGGGCGCGCTCGCCTGGCTCAAGGGCGACCCCGACAGTCCCAAGGCCACCTGCGACCACATCACCCTCATCGACACCCGCAAAGGCAACACCGCCCGGTGGACGACCACCGTCAGCGCCGAACTCCTGGGGGGCAAGCCGCTGACCGACGACACCACCCGCCTCGGCTTCACCGGTGACGTCCTCGCCGTCATGACCGGCAACACCGTCGTGGGCCTGCGCACCGACAAGTCCACCGCCTGGACCTGGAAGAACCCCGGCGTCCGGACCGACACCTACGTCCTGAACTGGGACATGGCCATCGGCCCCGACCGCATCGTCGTCCTGCTCGGCACCGAGCACGGTGCCACCTGGACCTACGAGATCGCCACCCTCGACGCGAACGGCAAGCAGCTCTCCGCCACCCCCGAACCGATGCCCACGCCCAAGGACGGAAGCATCGACCTGGTCTCGGCCGCGCCCATGACCGCGCTGGTCCGCCCGGACTCCTTCGACCACACCACACCGCCCGAGCTGGTGACCCTCACCCGCGAGGGCGCCGTCGCCCGGCGCATCAAGCTGGCAACGCAGGCCGGGCCCGCGACCATCGGCCAGTTCAACCTGCTGGGCCGGGCCGAGAAGTACAACGTCCAGCTCACCGACACCACCGTCTACGTCGCCGCTGGCGACAGCCTGAGTATGGAGGGCGCCCCCACCCAGGTCGCCGCCTTCGACCTGGCCACCGGAGCCCACCGCTGGACCCGCCCCGTCGGCGCGGCCGCCCAGCCCCGCTTCGTCGGCGCGGACGACGACACCGTCTACGTCCTCGGCGGCAAGAGCATCTCCGACATGGAGTTCTACGCGTACTCGGCCAAGACCGGCGACCGCACCAAGATCAGCACCGTCAAGGCCCCCGACAGCCTCTTCATGCTGAACTCCGCGATCATCGACTACGCCTCCGGCAGCCTGGCCACGATCACCACCGGCTCAAGTCCCGGACCCGGCGTCTTCATGTTCCGCGCCCCCTCCAGCTGACCCCCAGCCCCGGGCCGCACCACGGGTCCGCGGGCACCTGCAGCCTCCTGCGCCCCGCGGTGTTTCCGCTGGGGGCCACCGCAACACCCCCGCCCGCTCGGCGGGATGCCTTCAACAGCGCGCACCCACAAGGACCTTGGGCCATGCCGGGTGTCATGCGCAACGTCCAGCGGCCAGCGACTGCCGCACCCACCCACCTTCCGGAGACCGACATTCCCGCCATACGCAAAACCCTCGCCGCCACCGCTGTCGCCGCCGCCGTCCTCGCGGGCACCGCCGCCTGCGGCACCGCCGAGAACCTCACCGCCGCGCAGAAACTCGACCAGTCCGTCGACAAGCTCGGCCGGCAGAAGGCCATCTCCCTCGAACTCGGCCTCGACACCGACGCCGCCACCCTCAAGAAACTGGACTCCGGCTCCGCCCCCGGCAAGGAGATGCCCGACCAGGTTGCCCAGCTCCTGGCCGGCGCCCGCGTGTCGGTCTCCGTGCAGTCGAAGAAGCCGCTCCAGGACTCCTCCGACACCGACATCACCGGCATGGCGGTGAAGGTCTCCGGCCCGGACGGCGACCTGCTGGAGTACCGCCAGGTCGGCGACTGGGCCTACCTGCGCGCCGGGGTGAAGGCGCTCGAGAAGGCCGCCGGCAGCAAGCTCCCCGCTCCCGGCCAGCTGCCCCCGGACGCCACCGCGCTCAAGGAGATCCTCGGCGGCGGCTGGGTGAAGATGCCCGCCGACAGCCTCACCAAGAACGCCCCGGGCAAGGACACCGGCCCCTCCAGCGACCCCGCCGCCGACGCCCGGAAGAAGAAGGCCATCAAGGGCCTGCAGGACCTGATCACCCGCGAGGTCCAGCTCAAGGACACCGGAACCAAGAACGGCGCCGACCACATCACCGCCACCGCCTCCTTCAAGACCCTCCTCACCGGCCTGGTCGACGAACTCCGCCCGCTGGCGGGCGACCTTCCGCCGGGCGCCAACCTGCCGACCAGCCAGGACCTCAAAGGCGCCCCGGACAAGCCCGTCACCGCCGACTTCGCCATCAAGAACGGTGCCCTGAGCACGGTATCGGTGGACCTCGCCCCGCTCGCGGACACGGCCAAGAGCAACAAGTTCGCCCTGGTGCTGCGCGTCGGCAAGGGCGAACAGGCCACCGCTCCCGACCAAGCCGCCCAGATCGACCCGGGCGCCCTGTCTCAGCAGCTGCTGGGCGGCCTCGCCCCCCAGCACATCACCGGCGCCGGATCCGTCTGATCCAGCCCAACCGCCGCGCCGGGTGCGGCACCCCCGCACCCGGCGGCCCCGCACGCGCAGCACGGTCCTGACCCCAGCCGTGCCTGACCACAAAGAGGCCCCCATGACGCGTCTGTTCGACCGGCAACTCGCCCAGCCCCAGCCGCCCTCGCTTTACGACTTCCTGCAGACCGTGCAGGCAACTGGCGACGACAGCCCCCGAGCGATGAGAGTCCGCAGGCTGCTGGCCTCCCCGGAAGCGGCGCGTCTGGCCCGCCAGGTCCGGCCCGGCGGCACCGGCTTGTCCGTACGCGAACTCCACGGTGCCCGCGTCGTCGCCGCCGAAGCGGTCCACGACAAGGTCTCCCGTACCCCGGCACCGGAGCTGTTCGCACGCCTGCGCCACCAATCCGTTCTTCCCCGGCACCAGCTCACGTTCATCGAAGCGCAAAAGCTCAACTCCCTGGGGCCGGTGACAGCCATCGGCTGGCTCGTCACCAGCCGCCCGGCCGAGGACGGGTACGCCATGGAGGCCTACTTCTCGACCGAATGGGGCAGGGGCAAGCTCTTCTCGCCCCTTGCCGCCTTCCACTTCGCCCTGGACCACAACGGCCGCTACCGTCCCGAGGCCGGCAGCGACCTCCCGCACGTCGCGATGGCCACCCCGGAGGATCCTCAGCGGCCTGGCCTCCTCCCCGAGATCCTCGACCCCATCGCACAGAGCCTCTCGGGCACCACGGCCACGCTCCTGGCCACGCTGGCCGTCCTCGACAAGGCCGTGCACCTGCCGGAGACCATCCCGGACCCGGCGCAGTCCGCCGCCTACCGGCGCCGAGCCGGCCGGGCCCTGGTGTCGTACCGCAGGATCTCCGCCGACACCCCGGCACTGCTCGATCTCGTCGCCCCTCATCCCGCCGCCTGACCTGTCACGGCAGGCGCCCAGGCCGCGCCTGCCGCGTCACCAAGTGCCGCGCCCCGGCCTCGGCAGGACCACGCCGCCGGACCGGACCGCGGCAGCTACGGCACCTTCCACGCCAGCGGATCCTTGTAGTAGCCCTGGGAGTAGGTCACCTTCCCCACCTTCGCGCCCGCGGGGATCAGGTACGGCGCGCACATGCTGCGGCTCTCGCCCTCCTTGAAGACCGACTCCAGGTCCTCACTCGTGCAGTCCGTCGGTCGGCTGCTCAGGTCCCCGAAGAGCAGCAGCCGGGTCGCCTTGGCGCCGTCGGTCGTCTTCGCGCCGACGTTCGTCATGACCATCGGGCCCTTGACCGGCTCCCCGCCCACATGCCGGGCATCCACGTACACCCACGCCACCTTCTGACCCGCGAACTTGCCGTCCTCGCCCAGCCCCTGCAGATCCTCCGGCTTGCCCTCGACGACCTTCTGCGGGGTGATCAGGAACTTGCCTGTCGTGTCCCACCGAGTGATCTCCTGCTCCTCCTGGCTGGGCTGGCCGAGCACGAGCTCCTGCGCCCCTGCCGCGCCGCCGGGCCGGGCACTCTTCGCGGCCCCGCCCGGCGAGCCGCCCGCAGTGGGGCCGCACCCCACCGTCAGAGCCAGA
It contains:
- a CDS encoding bifunctional DNA primase/polymerase — protein: MESRAGEVAAWCARRGWPVFPLRAGHKTPRPGCGRCRLSSTQYEPHAPAGCPCIEQGRWCHGFYAATVEPERIARWWSEQPVPGVGVSTGAAGLVVVDVDCHVDGPVEAERVLPGFEVSAEDARQVRTGLDTLMLLARLAGGPEAVEDMGTLTVQTPSGGLHLWFAAPRNTRWASSAGGDHDGRALGWQLDVRAQGGYIVAPGTRTDAGVYRALGDVRVPALLPSWLAGALQRTGHLLGAAPRPRVARVPNLARRIAAPQSESAWASAVVTTALAQVAECERLSEGSGWSSKLNKAAFTMGGLVAAGLVPSDAEARNALIEAAVQARPHREREAHRIIQSGLIAGQRRPLNPTKDR